In Halapricum desulfuricans, a single window of DNA contains:
- a CDS encoding ROK family protein, which produces MGTYAGVDLGATNVRAIVGDETGAELGSHKQRTPQGPTGVTVTEGVLETLRLACDDAGVDPTDLRGVGIGSIGPLNLSEGIVENPSNLPDSIDRIPLVGPIRNLVETDNVHLHNDTVAGVIGERFYSERNPTSMIYLTISTGIGAGVCVDGNVLSGWDGNAGEVGHITLDPDGFMECGCGKPGHWEAYASGQNIPRYARRLYETEDWETEMDVLDDDFSAIDIYEHAGEDAFADHVIERVTDWNVQGFANLIHSYAPLVIYVGGSVALNNEELVLDPIRERLEDHVFINIPDITLTNLGDDVVLKGALASGLTQGTGDRSRVPE; this is translated from the coding sequence ATGGGTACATACGCAGGGGTCGACCTGGGCGCGACGAACGTGCGCGCCATCGTCGGCGACGAGACTGGCGCGGAACTGGGCTCACACAAACAGCGGACGCCGCAGGGGCCGACCGGAGTCACGGTCACCGAGGGCGTCCTCGAAACCCTTCGACTCGCGTGCGACGACGCAGGCGTCGATCCGACTGACCTTCGAGGGGTCGGGATCGGATCGATCGGTCCGCTCAACCTGTCGGAGGGGATCGTCGAGAACCCGTCGAACTTGCCCGACAGCATCGACCGGATCCCGCTGGTCGGGCCGATTCGGAACCTCGTCGAGACCGACAACGTCCACCTTCACAACGACACGGTCGCTGGCGTGATCGGCGAGCGGTTCTACAGCGAGCGCAACCCCACCAGCATGATCTATCTGACGATCTCCACGGGGATCGGTGCCGGCGTCTGCGTCGACGGGAACGTCCTGAGCGGCTGGGACGGCAACGCGGGCGAGGTCGGACACATCACGCTCGATCCGGACGGGTTCATGGAGTGTGGCTGTGGGAAACCCGGCCACTGGGAGGCCTACGCGTCGGGGCAGAACATTCCCCGATACGCCAGACGGCTCTACGAGACCGAAGACTGGGAGACGGAGATGGACGTGCTGGACGACGACTTCTCCGCGATCGACATCTACGAACACGCCGGCGAGGACGCGTTCGCCGATCACGTCATCGAGCGAGTGACCGACTGGAACGTTCAGGGCTTTGCGAACCTCATCCACTCCTACGCGCCGCTGGTCATCTACGTCGGCGGGAGCGTCGCGCTCAACAACGAGGAACTCGTCCTCGACCCCATCCGCGAACGGCTCGAAGACCACGTGTTCATCAACATTCCCGACATCACGTTGACCAATCTCGGTGACGACGTGGTGCTGAAAG
- the metX gene encoding homoserine O-acetyltransferase MetX, with the protein MEVERGTVSLGEFEFECGESIPELEVAYEAYGEFTGDNAVLVCHALTGSAHVASHRDATETSGQARAWWDDIVGPGKAIDTNEYYVVCANVPGSCYGTTGPASENPETGEPYGTDFPPVTIGDWTDAQRELLDELGIPALHAVVGGSVGGMNVLEWAKRHPDHVDRIAPIAAAARVDSQCLAFDAIARRAITTDPDWNGGDYYAGPDPDDGLALARQIGHVMYLSKASMEKKFGRRAAGRDAMRSFPADPAASFFPYRDVESYLDYQAERFVERFDANSYLYLTRAMDNYDLASGFESDSDALAAFDGEALVMSFTADWHFTVDQAETLAESLRDADVETAHHVVESDHGHDAFLVEPGNVGPPLSDFLADGVDGTAVSDTVDDETEESREFAPVHNSLFST; encoded by the coding sequence ATGGAGGTCGAGCGCGGGACGGTCTCGCTGGGCGAGTTCGAGTTCGAGTGCGGAGAGTCGATCCCCGAACTGGAGGTCGCCTACGAGGCCTACGGGGAGTTCACCGGCGACAACGCGGTGCTCGTCTGTCACGCCCTGACCGGCAGTGCCCACGTCGCCAGCCACCGGGACGCGACCGAGACGAGCGGCCAGGCCCGGGCCTGGTGGGACGACATCGTCGGCCCCGGGAAGGCGATCGACACCAACGAGTACTACGTCGTCTGTGCGAACGTCCCCGGCTCCTGCTACGGGACGACCGGCCCCGCGAGCGAGAACCCCGAGACGGGCGAGCCCTACGGGACGGACTTCCCGCCGGTGACGATCGGCGACTGGACGGACGCCCAGCGTGAACTGCTGGACGAACTCGGGATCCCCGCACTGCACGCCGTCGTTGGCGGCAGCGTCGGCGGGATGAACGTCCTCGAGTGGGCCAAACGCCACCCCGACCACGTCGATCGGATCGCCCCGATCGCGGCCGCCGCACGGGTCGACTCGCAGTGTCTCGCGTTCGACGCGATCGCACGCCGGGCGATCACGACCGATCCCGACTGGAACGGCGGCGACTACTACGCCGGCCCAGACCCCGACGACGGACTCGCGCTCGCCCGCCAGATCGGCCACGTCATGTACCTCTCGAAAGCCAGCATGGAGAAGAAGTTCGGCCGTCGAGCGGCCGGCCGGGACGCCATGCGCTCGTTCCCGGCCGACCCTGCGGCGTCGTTTTTCCCCTACAGGGACGTCGAGTCCTATCTTGATTATCAGGCCGAACGGTTCGTCGAGCGGTTCGATGCCAACAGCTACCTTTATCTGACCCGCGCGATGGACAACTACGACCTCGCTTCGGGCTTCGAATCGGACAGCGACGCGCTCGCCGCGTTCGACGGCGAGGCCCTGGTGATGTCGTTTACCGCCGACTGGCACTTCACCGTCGACCAGGCCGAAACGCTGGCCGAGTCACTCAGAGACGCCGACGTCGAGACGGCCCACCACGTCGTCGAGTCCGACCACGGCCACGACGCCTTTCTGGTCGAGCCCGGCAACGTCGGCCCGCCGCTGTCGGACTTCCTCGCGGACGGCGTCGACGGCACGGCAGTCTCCGACACTGTCGACGACGAGACCGAGGAGAGCCGCGAGTTCGCACCTGTCCACAACAGCCTCTTTTCCACCTGA
- a CDS encoding O-acetylhomoserine aminocarboxypropyltransferase/cysteine synthase family protein: MTDQDSTGPQRFGTRCVHAGQRPDPETGAVAPPIYQTTSYAFEDADRAAEQYALQAEGNIYSRFDNPTVRLLETRLADLEGGVDAVATGSGMAALDAATFLLAEAGDNIVSASSIYGGTHSYFTKTASRRGIEARFVNTLEYDAYAEAIDNRTAYVHVETIANPSLVTPDIERVAAVAHEHGVPLLVDNTFATPALARPLERGADLVWESTTKWIHGSGTTIGGVLVDGGSFPWQEHAEKYPEIGGENPAFGVNFVERFGDRAFSVAARQRAVRSLGDGQTPFDAWQTLQGLETLSVRMERHCENAARVAAWLADHEQVDWVSYPGLASHETHDNATEYLEGGFGGMIAFGLDGGYEAGKRLCEETELAQFLANVGDAKTLIIHPASTTHAQLSESEQRASGVTPDLVRLSVGIEDARDIIADLQAGIE, encoded by the coding sequence ATGACTGATCAGGATTCGACGGGGCCACAGCGGTTCGGAACGCGCTGTGTCCACGCGGGTCAGCGACCGGACCCGGAGACGGGGGCGGTCGCTCCACCGATCTACCAGACGACGTCCTACGCGTTCGAAGACGCCGATCGCGCGGCGGAGCAGTACGCGCTACAGGCCGAGGGGAACATCTACTCGCGGTTCGACAATCCGACCGTTCGGCTCCTCGAAACGCGGCTGGCCGATCTCGAAGGCGGGGTCGACGCCGTCGCGACCGGGTCCGGGATGGCCGCGCTGGACGCAGCCACGTTCCTGCTGGCCGAGGCGGGCGACAATATCGTCTCCGCGTCCTCGATCTACGGGGGGACCCACAGTTACTTCACGAAGACGGCGAGTCGTCGTGGCATCGAGGCTCGCTTCGTCAACACGCTCGAGTACGACGCCTACGCCGAGGCGATCGACAATCGGACGGCGTACGTCCACGTCGAGACGATCGCCAACCCGTCGCTGGTGACGCCGGACATCGAACGCGTCGCCGCGGTCGCTCACGAGCACGGCGTCCCGCTGTTGGTCGACAACACGTTCGCGACGCCCGCGCTCGCGCGGCCGCTCGAACGCGGTGCCGATCTGGTCTGGGAGTCGACGACCAAGTGGATCCACGGGTCGGGGACGACGATTGGCGGCGTGCTCGTCGACGGTGGCTCCTTTCCCTGGCAGGAACACGCGGAGAAATATCCGGAAATCGGGGGCGAAAACCCGGCGTTCGGGGTGAACTTCGTCGAACGGTTCGGCGATCGGGCCTTCAGCGTGGCCGCCCGACAGCGCGCGGTCAGGAGTCTGGGCGACGGCCAGACGCCGTTCGACGCCTGGCAGACGCTGCAGGGCCTCGAGACGCTTTCCGTGCGGATGGAACGCCACTGTGAGAACGCCGCCCGCGTCGCGGCGTGGCTCGCGGACCACGAGCAAGTCGACTGGGTCAGTTACCCCGGACTGGCGAGCCACGAGACCCACGACAACGCGACCGAATACCTCGAGGGTGGGTTCGGCGGCATGATCGCGTTCGGACTGGACGGCGGCTACGAGGCGGGCAAACGGCTCTGTGAAGAGACCGAACTCGCGCAGTTCCTGGCCAACGTCGGCGACGCGAAGACGCTGATCATCCATCCGGCCTCGACGACCCACGCCCAGTTGAGCGAGAGCGAGCAGCGCGCGAGCGGGGTCACGCCCGACCTCGTTCGCCTGTCGGTCGGGATCGAAGACGCCAGAGACATCATTGCGGACCTCCAAGCGGGCATCGAGTAA